From the Nerophis ophidion isolate RoL-2023_Sa linkage group LG18, RoL_Noph_v1.0, whole genome shotgun sequence genome, one window contains:
- the LOC133537413 gene encoding zona pellucida-like domain-containing protein 1: MRCSVDQRASIDTNGLSSVARFDFEAFRFVQHQDQAKSSIYLHCILRLCEPTKCQELLDACGNRKKRSLAPFGQEGSDSATVSVGPLYTTGEDRPVAASYSTSDTAASEERDTDVTGLVVGVVFGTAASALLVLGGWFVLKKFYLAGPRSFN, encoded by the exons atgag ATGTTCAGTAGACCAGCGGGCGTCCATTGATACCAACGGACTCTCCAGCGTGGCCCGTTTTGACTTTGAGGCCTTCCGCTTCGTTCAGCACCAGGACCAGGCCAAGTCCAGCATCTACTTGCACTGCATCCTCAGACTCTGCGAGCCCACCAAATGCCAAGAACTGCTGGAC GCTTGTGGCAACAGAAAAAAAAGGTCCTTGGCTCCTTTTGGACAAGAGGGCAGCGACTCTGCCACCGTTTCCGTCGGACCTCTATACACCACCGGAGAAG ACAGGCCCGTCGCCGCTTCCTACAGTACGA GTGACACCGCGGCGTCAGAGGAGCGCGACACGGACGTGACCGGCCTGGTGGTCGGCGTGGTGTTCGGCACGGCCGCCTCCGCTCTGCTGGTCCTTGGCGGCTGGTTTGTGCTGAAGAAGTTTTATTTGGCGGGACCTCGGTCCTTCAACTGA